In the Macrobrachium rosenbergii isolate ZJJX-2024 chromosome 23, ASM4041242v1, whole genome shotgun sequence genome, one interval contains:
- the LOC136851199 gene encoding fucolectin-like, with translation MLIRFIIYCLLLSSRRLGIEASLGGAYAKVTSSFPSGMNNCLLQTISVRFAHDKDVRCATLCLRNANCRLFCIKGDDCSLFKTFVTAEYNGTAQDSFGFTSCYTSWFFSKNLAPRAVVTMSSIYSVNQAEYQAINGYFCYAYDSCSITLVRDYPWWKADLQKTYFVSALVVKPRDDNLDFNTVEIRFGNSPTISQNPIFATHAPTTPPAGTVLTFKSPNPMEGRYLSFQTFSTTNAVSICEVQIIEA, from the exons ATGCTCATCAGGTTCATCATCTACTGCCTCCTGCTGTCTTCAAGGCGTCTTGGTATTGAAGCATCACTTGGTGGAGCGTATGCAAAG GTCACCAGCAGCTTCCCATCTGGCATGAACAACTGTCTTCTGCAAACTATCTCAGTTCGTTTTGCTCACGACAAGGATGTTAGATGCGCCACTCTCTGCCTACGGAACGCTAACTGCCGTCTGTTTTGTATTAAAG GCGATGACTGCAGCCTCTTCAAGACCTTTGTGACCGCCGAATACAATGGCACTGCTCAAGATTCCTTCGGCTTTACCTCATGTTACACCTCCTGGTTCTTTTCTAAGAACCTTGCACCTCGAGCAGTGGTTACGATGTCGTCGATTTATTCCGTGAATCAGGCTGAATACCAGGCCATCAATGGGTATTTCTGCTATGCATACGATTCCTGCAGCATCACTCTTGTTAGGGATTATCCCTGGTGGAAGGCTGATCTCCAGAAAACGTATTTCGTCTCAGCCCTCGTCGTGAAACCAAGAGATGACAACCTCGACTTCAACACCGTCGAGATACGATTTGGGAATTCGCCTACGATCAGCCAGAACCCAATATTTGCTACCCACGCACCAACGACACCTCCTGCCGGCACCGTCCTCACCTTTAAGTCACCGAACCCCATGGAAGGAAGGTACCTTTCTTTCCAAACGTTTTCAACAACTAATGCTGTTTCTATTTGCGAGGTGCAGATCATTGAGGCCTAA
- the LOC136851093 gene encoding uncharacterized protein, whose translation MAQVQGGYQHCRGSPSKEIASRSHFRTRHCPSASATPSLDLPPGDPKNESNTLPVPLESTEQCQAPSAQNGEKTPNSISVPRHQIDPLPGDPKISSKSLPVPLEGTEQCPSPSVSNDEKPLNPSLLPGPALVPVPERAHELHSRDPSPAPLPLPSLALLPTLVRKTGPPDHSRSSPKGAASKPVPELVIPTCESLTPLPTASPLSQPATDMPMSNDSANLQLADELTEL comes from the exons atggctcaagTCCAAGGGGGCTACCAGCACTGCCGAG gatCGCCCTCCAAAGAGATTGCTTCCCGATCCCATTTCCGTACCCGGCACTgtcccagtgccagtgccacgCCCTCTCtcgatctccctccaggagatcccaaaaATGAATCTAATACACTGCCAGTGCCGCTGgaaagcactgagcagtgccaagctccatctgcCCAGAACGGCGAGAAAACCCCAAATTCCATATcagtgccaaggcaccaaatCGATCCCCTTCCGGGAGATCCCAAAATCAGTTCTAAATCACTGCCAGTGCCGCTTGAGGGCACTGAGCAGTGCCCATCTCCGTCTGTTTCCAACGATGAGAAACCTCTAAATCCATCATTACTGCCTggacctgccttagtgccagtgccagagcgcGCCCATGAACTACATTCGAGAGATCCCAGTCCGGCCCCCCTCCCTCTGCCCAGCTTGGCGCTGCTACCAACGCTGGTACGAAAGACGGGTCCTCCAGACCATAGCagaagctcacctaaaggtgcggcctcgaaACCCGTGCCAGAGCTGGTCATCCCTACCTGTGAGTCTCTCACGCCCCTCCCGACTGCCTCCCCTCTGTCTCAGCCCGCCACCGACATGCCCATGAGTAATGATTCAGCCAATTTgcaactggccgatgaactcacgGAACTGTGA